One Cyprinus carpio isolate SPL01 chromosome B25, ASM1834038v1, whole genome shotgun sequence genomic region harbors:
- the LOC109051110 gene encoding calcium and integrin-binding family member 2-like isoform X3, translated as MLDCTFFTRKEILRLHGRYHELAPHLVPMDYTNDPDVKVPLALIVNMPELKENPFRNRIVESFSEDGKGNLSFNDFVDMFSVLSEMAPRELKAIYAFKIYDFNVDNYICKEDLEKTLNRLTKEELTPEEVILVCEKAIEEADLDGDNKLSFADFENMISRAPDFLSTFHIRI; from the exons cTTGCATGGAAGATACCACGAGCTGGCTCCACATTTGGTTCCAATGGACTACACCAACGACCCTGATGTAAAAGTCCCTTTAGCCCTCATAGTCAACATGCCGGAACTGAAG GAGAATCCGTTCAGGAATCGGATTGTGGAATCATTCTCTGAAGACGGCAAGGGGAACCTCAGCTTCAATGACTTTGTGGACATGTTTTCAGTTCTCAGCGAAATGGCTCCAAGAGAACTGAAAGccatttatgcttttaaaatatatg ACTTCAATGTGGATAATTACATCTGCAAGGAGGACTTAGAAAAGACTCTAAACAGGTTAACGAAGGAGGAGCTGACACCAGAGGAGGTTATTCTGGTGTGTGAGAAGGCCATTGAGGAGGCCGACCTGGATGGAGACAATAAGCTCTCCTTTGCCGACTTTGAGAACATGATCTCCAGGGCCCCTGACTTTTTAAG CACCTTCCATATACGAATCTAA